The following proteins come from a genomic window of Heyndrickxia acidicola:
- a CDS encoding ABC transporter permease: MIKAFKNPLFLIGFVFITGLVITSFIYTSAVHNKVHQVMFLFGKNGNLEAASPISPRWKLPFGTDRAGNDMLSKILLGAKYTILGALSIAVFRMAMAIPIGILLGLYLKRYKKYISSLVDSFHFIPLTVISFYILTPVLMEPEDGFRMGLFVRMFLEVIILAALTVPVIAVIIGNETGRMLRNEYIICAKTLGAGQWRLIIKHIIPGMKEKLFVLFGQQMMQALIVLSHLGYLKLFFGGSHVSMGGDDPPMSITYEWSGLIGDTFNYLHAAVWVPLTPIICFAITMIAVSFIIEGYVQATTGHTHYFKRKKQKRNVQKIKSYPRKEEFQLVRKTS; the protein is encoded by the coding sequence ATGATAAAAGCATTTAAAAACCCTTTATTTTTGATAGGATTTGTATTTATTACTGGACTGGTTATTACAAGCTTTATTTATACCTCCGCAGTACATAACAAGGTGCATCAAGTCATGTTTTTATTTGGAAAAAACGGAAACCTTGAGGCAGCGTCTCCTATTTCGCCAAGGTGGAAATTGCCATTTGGAACAGACAGAGCAGGAAATGATATGTTAAGCAAAATATTGCTGGGGGCAAAATATACCATTCTTGGCGCGTTGTCTATCGCGGTATTTAGAATGGCAATGGCTATCCCAATAGGAATTTTACTTGGACTTTACTTGAAAAGGTATAAAAAATATATAAGCAGTCTAGTGGATTCGTTTCATTTTATCCCTTTGACCGTTATTTCCTTCTATATTCTGACCCCGGTTTTAATGGAGCCTGAAGATGGTTTTCGCATGGGTTTATTTGTTCGAATGTTCCTTGAAGTGATCATTCTTGCTGCATTAACTGTTCCTGTTATTGCCGTTATTATTGGCAATGAGACAGGCAGAATGCTTCGAAATGAATATATCATTTGTGCAAAGACGCTTGGTGCAGGGCAATGGAGGCTTATTATAAAACATATTATTCCGGGAATGAAGGAAAAATTGTTTGTGCTGTTTGGACAGCAAATGATGCAGGCACTCATAGTGCTTTCCCATTTAGGATATTTAAAGCTTTTCTTCGGGGGATCCCATGTGTCTATGGGTGGAGATGATCCGCCGATGAGTATAACGTATGAATGGTCAGGGCTGATAGGGGATACGTTTAATTACTTGCATGCTGCCGTTTGGGTGCCTTTGACACCTATTATTTGCTTTGCTATTACGATGATTGCTGTTTCTTTTATAATAGAAGGATATGTCCAAGCAACCACAGGGCACACACACTATTTCAAGAGGAAAAAACAGAAAAGAAACGTACAAAAAATTAAATCTTATCCAAGAAAAGAAGAATTTCAGCTGGTAAGAAAAACGTCTTAG
- a CDS encoding ABC transporter permease subunit, which produces MRKLFELITRFILSCIGIILTGGLPGLLGDLNQGGLNWKGYAEALYEIFHGILHPKHLIYFYMGFEKPLFPNLFGLIGYSLTILVSAFFLAAAAALLLTFFIVKLRHRLKRFIKFIFYILESIPDLFIIALGELFVIFIYQKTGVLLAGLAEIGPQKVYLFPIICLSILPAIQLFRLCMIIFEDELDKEYVLLAASIGIKKSGIFVFHVFRNAIVHVFFQSKSTVWFMLSNLFVLEVLFNMSGIMTFLLQNLNPQIFTISLIVFFLPIFLFYSLGEWILEKKVTGGETSL; this is translated from the coding sequence ATGCGAAAGCTGTTTGAATTGATTACTCGATTTATACTTTCGTGCATAGGAATTATTTTGACAGGCGGCCTTCCAGGTCTGCTGGGAGACCTTAACCAAGGGGGATTAAACTGGAAGGGGTATGCAGAAGCTCTTTATGAAATCTTTCACGGTATTCTTCATCCTAAACATCTAATCTACTTTTATATGGGCTTCGAGAAGCCGTTATTTCCCAACTTGTTTGGCCTGATCGGCTATTCTTTAACCATTCTGGTTAGTGCCTTTTTCCTTGCAGCTGCGGCAGCACTCTTACTCACCTTTTTTATCGTAAAACTGCGCCACCGTTTAAAAAGATTCATAAAATTCATCTTTTACATACTGGAGTCTATACCAGATTTATTTATTATTGCCTTGGGAGAATTATTTGTTATTTTTATTTATCAAAAGACTGGAGTTCTTCTCGCAGGACTTGCAGAGATAGGTCCCCAAAAAGTGTACTTATTCCCGATTATCTGCCTTTCAATCCTTCCGGCGATCCAGCTATTCAGGCTGTGTATGATCATATTTGAAGATGAATTAGACAAAGAATATGTTCTGCTCGCAGCATCCATTGGCATAAAAAAATCTGGTATTTTTGTTTTTCATGTTTTTAGGAATGCCATCGTACATGTGTTTTTCCAATCTAAATCAACTGTTTGGTTTATGCTTTCCAACCTTTTTGTCCTTGAAGTGCTCTTTAATATGTCTGGTATTATGACCTTCTTATTGCAAAATCTTAATCCGCAGATTTTCACTATTTCCTTGATCGTTTTTTTCTTGCCCATTTTTCTCTTTTATTCATTGGGAGAGTGGATACTAGAAAAGAAAGTGACTGGGGGTGAAACCAGTTTATGA